One genomic segment of Carassius auratus strain Wakin unplaced genomic scaffold, ASM336829v1 scaf_tig00214286, whole genome shotgun sequence includes these proteins:
- the LOC113091773 gene encoding up-regulator of cell proliferation-like, whose amino-acid sequence MKKLLEILGLVEYYDKKISLHTVLQIDKTSITDVTVQSLSDLPWLFLKRLMMLQRTAWSVKCSSSEGTEDSEWDDDQENESDSPQSVNPLDILTAVFLCSDSFLQQEMIIKMSMCQFAVPLLLPNSENNQITLMLWAMRDIVKKYRTHSLSDPSAFVEERIALSELPLVSFVRLGRCNIYKSEILNKLLSNPQQYIDTFVHFNMDCGNISKKISNGLVEIAWYLPCGNKNIDVFAEPVAIANLRGDIQDFETQYTFLCEASTAVFVFFESQLLDSQFISVPSQKSMAQLFFVGDSNNNSIKATVNKLNLKKSNFIFKAKQNDADFVDKIQSKLQEAIKNNDRKMSVVRLAELARKLGILVDEETEECQRAKASADEITSKISDIVQFKKEELPLQGEILMKLAKLEKEECRMQKVEDKSVEDYKNELQIKKKKLREEQNETGISVTMSCFIKAISTTERAFFLKWLRINLENRSHEVLPQLRELYKQKYQDICGNKTEIAELDKKISNSSLGVEHFIREMSQLYEAAVSLPEDAPYRKQLEDLPKLCAQLLLDGFSLELVNGDTSNIPEKWITSVFSELNTLVEPKNKIMVITVLGVQSSGKSTLLNTMFGVQFAVSSGRCTRGAFIQLINITEECKAELHCDYIVIIDTEGLKSPELAQLDNSHEHDNELATLVVGLSDVIIVNIAMENSTEMKDILQIIVHAFLRMKEIGKKHTCLFVHQNVADVSAHVSNMRDRKFLLEQLDEMTQAAAKMENKLEFKKFTDLMKYDTETGDHYIPGLWHGNPPMAPVSIGYSESVYALKKHIMEIFKQYKPSDINEFIRWTKDLWTAVKFEKFIFSFRNSLVADAYMKLCTEYNSWDWTLRKQMHTWALEAETKILNYGKFEKECNVEDVRCHLQQEAESELSKGQDEIIDKIQSYYEKGEGHVELVESYRQDFINSAKSLKTKLLNSVTRKLDAALSRRNVKMSVEGIIKTYMDTMEKKVLHLLKDCREKKSDMSDSMLDQAFKNMWQETLRTLSDTELPKQDIIKGVLKQLRENLQPRGSSMAQSLDEVKDLEDKGHGKFVVPKGNFFSKIWNSQKIKRVEEMSENLIRDCREFVETKRKCKVDYDDTHIREILNIIDEKLKAHEDLEIKEDFELSLKLYICGFASREFQKIHDQFIEKNNPLTALKNLKNIYHSDFIDLYHERDQCQKKADEFTNNCLKPALERYMTEKLGMEMADKMVIGENSAIFGSRTTFQISVLKNLLAESKFKTYLEFIASYEYFVKNFIFGKVKEHFTAENRMIKLEEELLNVVISEITQAIKDSEQDSEKNDIKGFIENICKKLENRLVFPKEAVDKISTLNNANQKKITEFLLCFVKDMDKSLKDGFKARLFQNKIDSLQNKPEDVLFKRVHGCGKQCPFCKAPCEAGGEAHTKHFVLIHRPQGLGCYRWDDSKKLTTDICSSLVHSDRNFKCHDTNFQWHKYKEYSKIYPHWQIDSDPSREASVYWKYVMAKFNEEFAKEYDAKPADIPSYWKEITKTQAEESLK is encoded by the coding sequence ATGAAGAAACTACTGGAAATATTGGGTTTGGTGGAGTACTATGATAAGAAGATCTCTCTCCACACAGTGTTGCAGATTGACAAGACCAGTATCACAGATGTGACTGTTCAGTCCCTTTCAGATCTGCCATGGCTGTTCCTGAAGAGACTGATGATGCTACAGAGGACAGCGTGGAGTGTGAAGTGTTCCTCATCAGAAGGGACAGAAGATTCAGAGTGGGATGATGATCAGGAGAATGAATCAGACAGTCCTCAGTCAGTAAATCCATTAGATATTTTGACTGCTGTGTTTCTTTGTTCTGACAGTTTTCTTCAGCAGGAAATGATCATAAAAATGTCCATGTGTCAGTTTGCTGTTCCTCTCCTGCTTCCAAACAGTGAAAACAATCAGATCACTCTTATGCTTTGGGCAATGAGAGATATTGTGAAAAAATACAGAACACACTCTTTATCAGATCCAAGTGCATTTGTGGAAGAAAGGATTGCTCTCTCAGAATTACCTTTAGTGTCTTTTGTGAGACTTGGTAGATGCAACATTTACAAATCAGAAATTCTGAATAAGTTGCTCAGTAATCCACAGCAGTACATTGATACCTTTGTGCACTTCAACATGGATTGTGGAAACATCAGTAAGAAAATATCAAATGGCTTGGTTGAGATTGCCTGGTATCTTCCTTGTGGAAACAAGAACATTGATGTCTTTGCTGAACCTGTAGCGATTGCCAACTTGAGAGGTGATATTCAGGACTTTGAAACACAGTACACTTTTCTTTGTGAGGCTTCaactgctgtgtttgtgttcttTGAATCCCAACTTTTAGATTCACAGTTTATTTCAGTCCCCAGTCAGAAATCTATGGCTCAGTTATTTTTTGTGGGAGACTCCAACAACAACAGCATAAAAGCTACAGTCAACAAGCTCAATCTGAAGAaaagtaatttcatttttaaagcaaAGCAGAATGATGCAGACTTTGTTGACAAAATTCAAAGCAAGTTGCAAGAAGCAATTAAGAACAACGATCGCAAAATGTCAGTTGTTCGTTTAGCTGAGCTTGCACGAAAACTGGGAATCCTGGTGGATGAGGAAACTGAAGAATGTCAGCGTGCCAAAGCAAGTGCAGATGAAATCACCTCAAAAATAAGTGATATAGTGCAGTTCAAGAAGGAGGAGCTGCCCTTGCAAGGAGAAATATTGATGAAACTGGCAAAGTTAGAGAAGGAGGAATGCCGAATGCAGAAAGTTGAGGATAAGAGTGTTGAGGACTACAAAAATGAGCTTCAGATTAAGAAAAAGAAGCTCAGAGAAGAGCAAAATGAAACAGGCATATCAGTTACTATGAGCTGCTTTATCAAAGCAATATCAACAACAGAAAGAGCCTTCTTCTTAAAATGGTTGAGAATCAATTTGGAGAATCGCTCACATGAAGTATTGCCTCAACTCAGAGAACTGTACAAACAGAAATATCAAGATATTTGTGGGAACAAGACAGAGATAGCTGAGCTTGATAAAAAGATTTCAAACAGTTCTTTAGGAGTGGAGCACTTCATTCGAGAGATGAGCCAGCTTTATGAAGCTGCAGTCTCACTCCCAGAAGATGCACCTTACCGAAAACAGCTGGAAGATTTACCTAAACTCTGTGCTCAGCTACTCCTGGATGGATTTTCACTTGAACTTGTAAATGGAGATACTTCAAATATCCCTGAGAAATGGATTACTAGTGTGTTTTCTGAACTAAATACACTGGTGGAGCCCAAAAACAAGATTATGGTCATCACTGTTTTGGGTGTCCAGAGTTCAGGAAAGTCAACGCTGCTGAACACCATGTTTGGAGTTCAGTTTGCAGTGAGCAGTGGAAGATGCACTAGGGGAGCCTTTATTCAGCTCATTAACATAACAGAAGAGTGTAAAGCAGAACTCCATTGTGATTATATAGTGATAATTGACACTGAAGGACTGAAATCCCCTGAGCTTGCACAACTGGACAACAGCCATGAACATGACAATGAGCTGGCAACTCTTGTTGTTGGACTGAGTGATGTAATAATAGTCAACATTGCCATGGAAAACTCCACAGAGATGAAAGACATTTTACAGATCATTGTTCATGCTTTCCTCAGGATGAAGGAAATAGGTAAGAAACATACATGTTTGTTTGTACATCAGAATGTTGCAGATGTCtcagctcatgtttcaaacaTGAGAGATCGTAAATTTCTGTTGGAGCAACTGGATGAAATGACTCAAGCTGCAGCCAAAATGGAGAACAAACTGGAGTTCAAGAAATTTACAGATTTGATGAAGTATGACACCGAGACAGGTGACCACTACATCCCTGGGTTGTGGCATGGAAACCCCCCAATGGCACCAGTGAGTATTGGCTATAGTGAATCTGTGTATGCTCTCAAAAAGCATATAATGGAGATCTTCAAACAATACAAGCCCAGTGACATCAATGAATTTATTAGATGGACAAAAGACTTGTGGACTGCTGTGAAATTTGAGAAGTTCATCTTTAGCTTCAGAAACAGCCTGGTGGCTGATGCATACATGAAACTGTGCACAGAGTACAACAGCTGGGACTGGACACTGAGAAAGCAAATGCATACATGGGCATTAGAAGCTGAAACAAAGATCTTAAACTATGGAAAATTTGAAAAGGAGTGCAATGTTGAAGATGTCCGTTGTCATTTACAACAAGAAGCAGAATCTGAGCTTTCAAAAGGACAAGATGAAATTATTGACAAGATCCAGTCATACTACGAAAAAGGAGAAGGTCATGTTGAACTTGTGGAAAGTTATCGACAAGACTTTATAAACTCTGCCAAGTCTTTAAAGACAAAGCTTTTAAATTCTGTTACTAGAAAACTGGATGCAGCTCTTTCACGTCGAAATGTAAAGATGAGTGTGGAAGGAATCATAAAGACGTACATGGACACAATGGAGAAAAAAGTGCTGCACTTGCTGAAAGACTGTCGTGAGAAAAAGTCAGATATGTCAGACTCCATGCTGGATCAAGCATTCAAAAATATGTGGCAGGAGACTCTTAGGACATTGTCAGACACAGAGCTTCCGAAACAAGATATCATCAAAGGAGTTTTAAAACAATTGAGGGAAAATCTTCAACCTAGAGGAAGTTCAATGGCTCAAAGCTTAGACGAAGTGAAGGATCTGGAAGATAAAGGCCATGGAAAATTTGTTGTCCCCAAGGGTAACTTTTTTTCCAAGATCTGGAATAGTCAGAAGATCAAGAGAGTTGAAGAAATGTCAGAAAACCTTATCAGGGATTGTCGGGAATTTGTTGAAACAAAGAGGAAGTGTAAGGTTGATTATGATGACACACACATCAGGGAAATTCTCAACATTATTGATGAAAAACTTAAAGCTCATGAAGATCTTGAGATAAAGGAAGATTTTGAACTGTCCCTTAAATTATACATATGTGGCTTTGCAAGCAGAGAATTTCAAAAGATTCACGATCAATTCATCGAGAAAAACAACCCGCTAACAGCCTTGAAAAACCTAAAAAATATATACCATTCTGACTTCATTGACCTTTATCATGAACGAGACCAGTGTCAGAAAAAAGCTGATGAATTCACGAATAACTGTCTAAAACCTGCATTGGAAAGATACATGACTGAGAAGTTGGGCATGGAAATGGCAGACAAGATGGTGATTGGTGAAAACTCAGCAATTTTTGGATCAAGGACAACTTTTCAGATTTCAGTCTTAAAAAATCTTCTTGCTGAATCTAAATTTAAAACCTATTTGGAATTCATTGCATCATAcgaatattttgttaaaaatttcatttttggtaaaGTTAAAGAGCACTTTACAGCAGAGAACAGAATGATCAAATTAGAGGAAGAGCTTCTCAATGTTGTCATCAGTGAAATTACTCAGGCAATCAAAGACTCAGAACAAGACtctgagaaaaatgacatcaagGGATTCATTGAAAACATCTGCAAGAAACTTGAAAATAGACTTGTTTTTCCTAAGGAAGCAGTGGATAAAATCAGCACACTCAACAATgcaaatcagaaaaaaatcactgaattccTTCTCTGTTTTGTGAAGGACATGGATAAATCACTGAAAGATGGTTTTAAAGCAAgactttttcaaaataaaatagataGTCTTCAAAACAAACCAGAGGATGTGCTGTTCAAACGAGTGCATGGCTGCGGGAAACAGTGTCCATTCTGTAAAGCACCATGTGAGGCTGGAGGAGAAGCCCACACTAAACACTTTGTCTTAATCCACAGACCACAAGGTCTCGGCTGCTACAGATGGGATGATTCTAAAAAACTAACGACAGACATCTGTTCATCATTGGTGCATAGTGACCGTAACTTCAAGTGCCATGACACCAATTTTCAGTGGCATAAATATAAGGAATACAGCAAAATCTATCCACACTGGCAAATCGATTCAGACCCCAGCAGAGAGGCCTCAGTATACTGGAAATATGTGATGGCAAAATTCAATGAGGAGTTTGCTAAGGAGTATGATGCAAAGCCTGCAGATATACCCTCATACTGGAAAGAAATAACAAAGACCCAAGCAGAGGAAAGCCTAAAGTAA